AATGTGGAGAATTATTCTCAAATATTTGCAATCAAAATCAAACCGTGGCACAAGAAGCAAGGAGATTGTGATCTGACAACCAACCATGATGAGATGCTAACATTGCGGCAAGAACTTGATCTCTATTATAACAATAAATGGGAACGCTCCACTGACAGTGCAAAGTGCCTCAGGAAATAAGAGCACGGCTGAGTCTACATGTTCCTCACAGGTGTAAACTGGAACTGTAAGGCCTGCCTAATATGCAAGAAGTTTTCTCTCATAATGACATGAAAAAGCAAGCTGGTATATCATGACAAAAAAAACTTGATGTCGTATCTAATCAAGAACTAGAAAGGTCAGTGAAAGGTCGGCCTTAGTGTCCCGAAGCCGGAACTTGATGCAGATAAGTCAAATGCTAAAAAACCTTGGTGTGATCATTGTGACAAGCCTTGGCGTACCATAAAATGTGCTGAAGGTTACATGGTAAGCCCTtggattgaaaaagaaaaaaaaaaaagttaagaatTAGGCATTTGAAGTCTCAAGTGAATATTAAGGTTAACAATCTCGAAGAGAATCTCCATGCACTAAGGAAGAAATAGACACCCTGGACAAACTCCTTCAGTCCTCAAATTTGTTTGTAAAACCCTTGCCATCATGTTCTGTAGCCCAAAAAGTAATTACCTTCATCCTGCTCTTGTTAGTGTCAATTCCACCAATAGCCATACTTGGATTGTAGACTGGGGTGCAACAAACCATATGATTGGATTTGCAAAATTACTTGTTTGTTATAATCCTTGTGCAGgaaatcaacaaataaaaataacagatGGGTCCGTTTCTGTTAGTGCTGGGAAAGGTTCAATCATCCTCTCATCTTCTATCATTCTTTCATTATGTTCTCTATGTTCCAAACTTGTCATGTGATCTCTTATCAATAAATAGTGTTAAACATCGAGGTGTCTTTATGTTTTCGAAAATGGATCCAACTTCAATAACAAACTCAAAGTATTTGCTTCAATTCGATatctatttctaataaaaacGATATGTTATGGCATTTTAGGTTAGGACATCTGAGTTTTCATTATATAAAGCTTTTGTTCACAAAGGtgtttatcaatatatatatatttatttatttatttatatgtggAACTTGCAAACTGGCAAAGCATCATCATGTGTCTTTTCCCTTACAAACATATAAGCCCTCTAAGCCATTTTCAATAGTACATAGTGATGCTTGGAGGGCTTCACAAGTCACCACTTTGTCAAGAAAATGATGGTTTGTAACATTTATAAATGATCACATGAGGCTCATGTAGGTATATCtgttcaaggaaaaaaaatcagacagaaaaatttttcatgaatttcCTTAATAATATGAAAACTCAATTTCTAGCATCACTTGGAGCTTCAAAAGCGATAATGGAAAGGTGTTTTTTAATAGCGTCTGGGGACATCTGTAAAAAAAAGGCATTATACATCAAAGCTCATGTGGTGAAACACCCAGTAAAGTTGCAGATATAAAAAACaggcattttcttgaatttaatAGGCTTTCAATTTATAAGGTACCTAATTATCTTTCGAGTGAAGCAGTCTCATTTTAATTCCTATCATATCCATGACTTTCTCATGCAATGACATCCAAAACTAATTCCTGTCATATCTCCATTTTGTTTTATAACTTCCTGAAGTGACATATAATCAAACACATATAGAAGTGACCTAGGGTATGATGCATTTATATGTTTGGGCAAAGAGATATAGGCTTAGAGTGACTAGAAGTGGCTTTGAATAGCTGAGGAACAAGccaaatgaaatacaaaatactTCAGTTTAACAAGTAtggtaaaaatttgaaaaggaaATGTGGAAGTCAAGAGCCTCACCACATCTGGATATCATTGCATACAAAAGAATTCCTCCCATAGAATGACCGATCGCAAGCACTCTACCATCTTTTGGCTTGCTTTCTAGCTTAATATATTCCATCTACAAATATCAAAGTGAGGCTACACTTAACttatcaaatcaaacaaaaaatcaattatCAAATTATGAAAATAGAAGAAGTCACAATGCCAATCAAAAGATGTTTGACATATAGATTGACATTAGTGCAAGAGGATGTCACCTCACCGCAGCAGGGATGTCCTCCTCCAAATAATTATCGAAATCCCAATTATAGGTtacaatcaaatcaagttgtTTCTGAAAATCTTCAATCGTTGCTGAGAGACGTTCTTGCAAATCAAACAATTGTGGTGAAACTGATCGCTGTCCATCATCAATAATATTCACAAGCCGCTGACTTAGTTCTCTGATTTGGGCAGCAATTGCAGAGGTTTCCCTTGTTTTTAATAAACCTGAAATGCTGCCCTTGATCTCATTAAATCGGTCAGATAATCGAGCATCTCCGAGAAGTTCAGAAATTCTATCCAAAAACTTGGAAGAGACGACCATCAATTGACCATCATTTAAATATCCAGAGAGTGTTTCAGCCAGCCGCAAAAAGGCATCCGTTAGCTTTGTCACTAATTGTGGTTCATCCAATGCCAATTCACCCTTACTATCTCTACTAACAACAGAAATTTCAGATTCTGAGCCTGAGTCAGTCATCACAACTGACTGTTTTTCCAAAAGCGGAACACCATTTGCATTACCATCAATAACGGTAACAAATTCAGAGATTAAAGCTTTAGAAGGAGGTTGTGACTTGGGACCGCTATCACGAATACTCAATCCAGCACCCCTCACTTCCACAATCCATGTGTCAAATCCTTGGCTACACATGTGACGAGAAAATGAAGCCTGCAAACATTATATCAGGATCAGTATATCAAATAATTTGGTgcacaaaaaataaacaataaagaaataaattgagTTGCAAAAGAAGACAATAGAGGTCTACAACATCagcaaaaaaaaggaaaagattaATCTCAGTTACTTGGGAgttgaggaagaaaatgaaCTCGTATAtcacaatttttattaatgCAAGCTGTGTAAATTGCTAAATTTGGGATAACAAGAAAAGAGTACATAAACTGGTGACATACGCATAAATTGTGCTTGCAGTTTCTAAATTAAGAAGTTCAACAATATCAATAGGTTGTCAGCTTGCTGAGCTTAATTTACAGCTTGCCCGGACCTCTGCAGTAAAatgcaaaaaaggaaaaatccaGAGCAAGTTTTAGAAAACATTTTTGCCAGATAAAGAGAATGTCAACCATGCCTTTGACATCCCATGTGCTCATTAGTTGTTGATAGCATCTAAGGCAAACAAATTCAGACTATATCAATGACACTTAAGAAA
This genomic window from Dioscorea cayenensis subsp. rotundata cultivar TDr96_F1 chromosome 20, TDr96_F1_v2_PseudoChromosome.rev07_lg8_w22 25.fasta, whole genome shotgun sequence contains:
- the LOC120251182 gene encoding uncharacterized protein LOC120251182 isoform X3, with protein sequence MASFSRHMCSQGFDTWIVEVRGAGLSIRDSGPKSQPPSKALISEFVTVIDGNANGVPLLEKQSVVMTDSGSESEISVVSRDSKGELALDEPQLVTKLTDAFLRLAETLSGYLNDGQLMVVSSKFLDRISELLGDARLSDRFNEIKGSISGLLKTRETSAIAAQIRELSQRLVNIIDDGQRSVSPQLFDLQERLSATIEDFQKQLDLIVTYNWDFDNYLEEDIPAAMEYIKLESKPKDGRVLAIGHSMGGILLYAMISRCAFRGMKSGLAAMVTLASSVDYTSSKSSLKLLLPLADPAQALNVPVVPLGALLAAAYPLASRPPYVLSWLNPQISAQDMMHPELLRKLVLNNFCTIPAKLLLQLTTAFREGGLRDRTCTFSYKDQLHKCNIPVLALAGDQDLICPPEAVYDTIKLIPEFLVTYKAFGKPDGPHYGHYDLVGGRLVSVLYDCRYSAALNKKFVHILPFLPLPLFFCCVQAIDEIYPCIIEFLSQHDQLCSD